The Thermodesulfobacteriota bacterium nucleotide sequence AGAATCTCCTTGACCCGCCACCGCTTTTCGCGGCTGAGGGGACGGGTCTCGATCAACAGAACCCGATCGCCGACCTTGCATTCGTTCTTCTCGTCGTGGGCCTTGACCTTCTTTCTCTTTCGGACATACTTTTTATAAACAGGATGGAGGACGAGACGGTTGACCATGACGACGACCGTCTTGTCCATTTTGTCGCTGGAGACGACGCCCGTT carries:
- the rpsQ gene encoding 30S ribosomal protein S17 — encoded protein: MAERGKRKTLTGVVSSDKMDKTVVVMVNRLVLHPVYKKYVRKRKKVKAHDEKNECKVGDRVLLIETRPLSREKRWRVKEILERAT